In a genomic window of Polycladomyces abyssicola:
- the aroC gene encoding chorismate synthase — translation MRYLTAGESHGPQLTVIIEGLPSRMPFSKEKVDEQLARRQKGYGRGRRMQIESDQVQVLSGVRFGQTTGAPVTLVIENKDFQHWRKIMSLDPVPEEAEKRRISRPRPGHADLNGAIKYNHRDMRDVLERSSARETAARVAAGAVARQLLETCGIRIAGHVVSIGGVTAQPVDLPLEECVARAEASPVRCLDPEAEKEMIRLIDEAKKEGDTLGGIVEVIVEGVPVGLGSHVHWDRKLDARIAQAIVSIQAFKGVEIGIGFEAARLKGSQVHDEIMWDESRGYYRRTNRLGGFEGGMTTGEPIVVRGVMKPIPTLYKPLRSVDIDSKEPFLASIERSDSCAVPAACVVAENVVAWEVARALTEKFSSDTMDELLDELKRYRERAARF, via the coding sequence ATGAGGTATTTGACGGCGGGGGAATCGCATGGCCCCCAATTGACGGTGATTATTGAAGGATTGCCGAGCCGTATGCCGTTCTCCAAAGAAAAGGTGGACGAACAGCTGGCCCGGCGCCAAAAAGGATACGGACGCGGACGCCGGATGCAGATCGAGTCCGACCAAGTCCAGGTTCTCTCGGGTGTACGGTTCGGACAAACGACCGGAGCGCCGGTCACGTTAGTGATCGAAAACAAGGACTTCCAGCATTGGCGCAAAATCATGAGCTTGGATCCTGTACCGGAAGAAGCGGAAAAACGGCGAATCTCCCGGCCGCGCCCCGGTCATGCGGATCTCAACGGTGCGATCAAATACAATCATCGGGACATGCGTGATGTGTTGGAACGTTCCAGTGCGAGGGAAACGGCAGCCCGGGTGGCCGCGGGAGCGGTGGCGCGCCAGCTGTTGGAGACGTGCGGCATTCGCATCGCCGGTCATGTGGTGAGCATTGGGGGAGTGACGGCTCAACCGGTGGACTTGCCGCTGGAAGAATGTGTGGCGCGTGCTGAGGCTTCCCCGGTTCGTTGTCTGGACCCGGAGGCTGAAAAGGAAATGATCCGTTTGATCGATGAAGCAAAAAAAGAAGGGGATACCCTGGGCGGCATCGTGGAAGTGATCGTCGAGGGCGTGCCGGTCGGGTTGGGATCGCACGTGCATTGGGATCGGAAGCTGGATGCACGGATCGCCCAGGCAATCGTCAGCATCCAGGCGTTCAAAGGCGTGGAGATCGGTATCGGGTTTGAAGCGGCCCGGTTGAAAGGATCTCAAGTTCATGACGAGATCATGTGGGATGAATCCCGCGGGTATTACCGTCGTACCAACCGTCTCGGCGGATTTGAGGGCGGAATGACGACGGGCGAGCCGATTGTGGTACGCGGTGTGATGAAACCGATCCCTACGCTGTACAAACCACTCAGGAGTGTGGACATCGACAGCAAGGAACCCTTTTTGGCCAGTATCGAGCGCTCGGACAGCTGTGCCGTGCCCGCCGCCTGTGTCGTCGCGGAAAATGTGGTGGCATGGGAAGTGGCCCGGGCGTTGACCGAGAAATTTTCCAGCGACACGATGGATGAATTGCTGGATGAACTGAAGCGGTACAGGGAAAGGGCGGCGAGATTTTGA
- the aroB gene encoding 3-dehydroquinate synthase, giving the protein MRTLEVALGDRSYPIVVGSGLYADLPRWLQLRHITPAHSLLVVTDSSVAPHYGKRVLTPLESAGYRVQMSVVPAGEASKSLDQLSRLVEEAIRFGMDRDSAVLALGGGVVGDLAGFLAAVYMRGIRFVQLPTTLLAHDSSVGGKTGVNHPLGKNMIGAFHQPELVLFDVDTLATLPERELASGFAEVIKHALIADADFAMWLEQHHEALLRRDPTLLTEAIVRGCAIKAQVVARDERESGLRAILNYGHTIGHALEAATGYRRWTHGEAVAIGMVGEAILGELVGTARDVSGFTRRLLALYGLPVTLDEPLSDEELLTLMRRDKKARQGEYVFVLPKGIGTVEVKKGVEERVIREALRRLKEE; this is encoded by the coding sequence ATGCGCACGTTGGAAGTGGCGTTGGGCGATCGGTCCTATCCCATCGTGGTTGGTTCCGGTTTGTATGCGGATTTACCCCGTTGGCTTCAACTGCGTCACATCACGCCTGCACATTCTCTGTTGGTCGTGACCGATTCCAGTGTGGCGCCGCATTACGGCAAACGCGTGCTGACACCGTTGGAGTCGGCCGGTTACCGGGTTCAAATGAGCGTGGTGCCGGCGGGAGAGGCTTCCAAAAGTCTGGATCAGTTGTCCCGGCTAGTGGAAGAAGCGATTCGCTTCGGTATGGATCGGGACAGCGCGGTGTTGGCGCTCGGCGGCGGGGTGGTCGGGGATTTGGCCGGGTTTTTAGCGGCTGTTTACATGCGCGGCATCCGGTTTGTGCAACTCCCCACGACGCTGTTGGCGCACGACAGCAGTGTAGGCGGGAAAACCGGGGTCAACCATCCGCTGGGAAAAAATATGATCGGTGCGTTTCATCAGCCTGAATTGGTGTTGTTCGACGTGGATACGCTCGCCACACTGCCAGAACGGGAGCTGGCTTCCGGCTTCGCCGAGGTGATCAAACACGCACTGATCGCTGACGCGGATTTCGCGATGTGGCTGGAGCAACACCATGAAGCGCTGTTGCGGAGGGACCCGACGCTGCTGACGGAAGCGATCGTACGCGGATGCGCCATTAAAGCACAGGTAGTAGCCCGGGACGAACGGGAATCCGGTCTGCGCGCCATTTTGAACTACGGTCACACCATTGGCCATGCGTTGGAGGCGGCGACAGGCTACCGCCGTTGGACGCATGGCGAGGCAGTGGCAATTGGAATGGTGGGGGAAGCGATTTTGGGTGAGCTGGTGGGGACGGCACGGGACGTGTCCGGTTTCACCCGGCGTTTGCTCGCGTTGTACGGTTTGCCCGTCACCTTGGATGAGCCGCTCTCCGATGAGGAATTGCTCACCCTGATGCGCAGGGACAAAAAAGCGCGGCAAGGGGAATACGTGTTTGTTCTACCCAAAGGCATCGGCACGGTGGAAGTGAAAAAAGGTGTCGAGGAGCGTGTGATTCGCGAAGCGTTGCGGCGATTGAAGGAGGAATAA
- the aroH gene encoding chorismate mutase, translating into MKVRGIRGATTVEKNEAESILSATEELLREMIRRNQATPEDIACVFFTVTTDLNATFPAQAIRSMPGWEMVPLLCANEIPVPGSLPRCIRLLMLINTNRGQEEIEHVYLRDARVLRPDLTKNESLTPDGFSDTVMSKPS; encoded by the coding sequence ATGAAGGTGCGAGGCATTCGCGGCGCAACCACGGTGGAAAAAAATGAAGCGGAATCGATTTTGTCCGCGACGGAGGAACTGTTGCGGGAGATGATCCGGCGCAATCAGGCGACACCGGAGGATATTGCCTGCGTGTTCTTCACAGTGACGACCGATTTGAACGCGACGTTTCCGGCGCAGGCGATCCGGTCCATGCCGGGATGGGAGATGGTGCCCTTGCTTTGTGCCAACGAAATTCCAGTGCCGGGAAGTCTGCCGCGCTGCATCCGACTCTTGATGCTGATCAATACGAATCGGGGTCAAGAGGAGATCGAACACGTATATTTGCGCGATGCCCGGGTGCTGCGGCCGGATTTGACGAAAAATGAGTCATTGACACCCGACGGATTCTCCGATACAGTGATGAGTAAGCCGAGTTGA
- the trpD gene encoding anthranilate phosphoribosyltransferase — protein MPALLTRVVEGNDLSRDEARHVMDELMSGLWEPEQVAGLLTAMRMKGETAEELAGMAESLRTRALRWEKPATDAVDTCGTGGDGGRTFNISTAAAILASACGVKVAKHGNRAVSSKSGSADVLEALGVQISTTPDAARAMLEQTGICFLYAPLYHQAMRHVMPARKALGFRTCFNLLGPLANPAGVRRQLVGVYDPDLTETVARVLLMLGIKRAMVVAGMDGLDEISVSGPTRVSEVRNGHVRTYTITPEEMGLTSAPLVEVAGGDAQTSAALIRRVFAGERGAPRDIVLANAGAVLWVGDQVGSLDEGVRVAARAIDEGAALRQLEEMVRFSVEVCTRVS, from the coding sequence ATGCCTGCATTATTGACCCGCGTTGTGGAAGGAAATGATTTGTCACGTGACGAAGCTCGTCATGTGATGGATGAATTGATGAGCGGTCTGTGGGAGCCGGAGCAAGTGGCCGGTTTGCTGACCGCTATGCGCATGAAGGGGGAAACGGCCGAAGAGTTGGCCGGAATGGCAGAAAGTCTTCGCACTCGGGCACTGCGTTGGGAAAAACCTGCTACCGACGCTGTGGACACATGCGGAACGGGCGGCGATGGTGGTCGTACGTTCAACATTTCCACCGCCGCCGCGATTCTCGCCTCCGCTTGCGGGGTGAAGGTGGCCAAACACGGCAACCGGGCCGTCTCATCCAAAAGCGGCAGTGCCGATGTGCTGGAAGCTTTGGGAGTACAGATTTCCACCACACCCGATGCTGCACGCGCCATGTTGGAACAGACGGGGATCTGTTTTCTGTACGCGCCGCTGTATCATCAGGCTATGAGACATGTGATGCCGGCGAGAAAAGCCCTCGGATTTCGCACTTGTTTCAATCTGCTGGGACCGCTGGCCAATCCGGCCGGGGTTCGTCGCCAGTTGGTCGGCGTGTACGACCCTGATTTGACGGAAACGGTCGCTCGCGTATTGCTGATGTTGGGTATTAAAAGGGCCATGGTGGTGGCCGGGATGGACGGCTTGGACGAAATCTCCGTATCCGGCCCGACACGGGTGAGCGAAGTGCGAAACGGTCATGTCCGCACGTATACGATAACACCTGAGGAAATGGGTTTGACCTCTGCACCGCTAGTAGAGGTGGCTGGCGGCGATGCACAAACCAGCGCTGCCTTGATCCGTCGGGTGTTCGCCGGCGAACGGGGGGCGCCACGGGACATCGTCTTGGCCAATGCCGGAGCGGTGCTGTGGGTGGGGGATCAGGTGGGCAGTTTGGACGAAGGTGTGCGGGTGGCCGCCCGGGCGATCGACGAAGGAGCGGCGCTGCGTCAGTTGGAGGAGATGGTTCGGTTTTCGGTGGAGGTGTGCACGCGTGTTTCTTGA
- the trpC gene encoding indole-3-glycerol phosphate synthase TrpC, whose product MFLDKIVSVKREEVQRLKNRLTSEDAKRAERMLPVRSLAKAMKRTGGVPALIAEVKPASPSKGTIRETVDPVQIAAGYERGGAAAISVLTDETFFRGRADYLTAVKQTVNIPVLRKDFLLDESQVVESRLIGADAILLIAAILDEERLVSLSRRAHELGLEVLIEVHREEELDRALAARPDVLGVNNRDLQTFVTDLATTERLRPLLPDSIPVITESGIASPEDVARAAAYGVDGMLVGESLMRQDDPESAVRALLTGAISCEHR is encoded by the coding sequence GTGTTTCTTGACAAAATCGTATCAGTGAAACGGGAAGAAGTACAGCGGCTGAAAAACCGCCTGACATCGGAAGATGCGAAACGGGCCGAACGCATGCTGCCCGTTCGATCATTGGCGAAGGCAATGAAGCGGACGGGGGGTGTCCCGGCTTTGATCGCAGAGGTGAAACCGGCTTCGCCTTCGAAGGGTACGATCCGGGAAACGGTCGATCCTGTTCAAATCGCAGCAGGTTATGAACGAGGAGGCGCCGCCGCGATCTCGGTGCTGACCGATGAGACGTTTTTCCGTGGCCGGGCGGATTACCTTACAGCGGTAAAGCAAACGGTCAACATCCCGGTGCTGCGAAAAGATTTCTTGCTGGATGAAAGTCAAGTGGTGGAAAGCCGGCTGATCGGGGCGGATGCGATTCTCCTGATCGCGGCCATTTTGGATGAGGAGCGTTTGGTCTCGTTGTCCCGCAGGGCTCACGAACTGGGTTTGGAAGTGTTGATAGAGGTACACCGGGAAGAGGAATTGGACCGGGCGTTGGCGGCAAGGCCGGACGTATTGGGGGTCAACAACCGAGATCTGCAGACGTTTGTGACGGATTTGGCCACCACGGAACGGTTACGTCCCTTGTTGCCCGACTCGATTCCTGTCATCACCGAAAGTGGCATCGCTTCACCGGAAGATGTGGCACGGGCGGCGGCTTACGGCGTGGACGGCATGCTGGTGGGGGAATCCCTGATGCGGCAGGATGATCCGGAATCAGCGGTACGTGCATTGCTGACGGGGGCGATCTCGTGCGAACATCGGTGA
- a CDS encoding phosphoribosylanthranilate isomerase produces the protein MRTSVKICGLQTEADAETLYGLDVDTAGVILVPGRRRTVPETRLPRLLAALPPSVKAVAVLQNASLTEAERWLKRYPFSAVQLHGDESPAYCRLIKETCGVDVIKAFSVDSDGPLPDPDAYAQWIDTALFDSAGGGSGQSFSWERIPEIRRIWRETPCAVWVAGGLTADNVERLVTEYRPDGVDVSSGVETNGRKDPEKIQAFVERVKAGENRTPIGNPS, from the coding sequence GTGCGAACATCGGTGAAAATTTGCGGCTTGCAAACGGAAGCGGATGCCGAGACGCTTTACGGCTTGGATGTGGATACGGCAGGTGTCATCCTGGTTCCGGGGCGTAGGCGTACTGTACCGGAAACGCGGTTGCCCCGTTTGTTGGCTGCGCTTCCTCCGTCTGTCAAAGCGGTGGCTGTGTTGCAAAACGCGTCACTTACAGAAGCCGAACGATGGTTGAAGCGGTATCCGTTTTCCGCCGTTCAGTTGCACGGTGACGAATCTCCGGCATATTGCCGCCTGATCAAGGAAACATGCGGTGTGGACGTGATCAAGGCGTTCTCCGTCGATTCGGATGGTCCCTTGCCTGACCCGGATGCCTATGCACAGTGGATTGATACCGCATTGTTCGACTCCGCCGGCGGCGGGTCAGGGCAGTCGTTTTCCTGGGAACGGATTCCCGAGATCCGACGGATTTGGCGGGAAACGCCGTGTGCCGTATGGGTGGCGGGCGGTTTGACGGCGGACAATGTTGAACGACTGGTCACCGAGTATCGTCCCGACGGGGTGGACGTATCCAGCGGTGTGGAGACGAACGGAAGAAAAGACCCCGAAAAAATCCAGGCGTTTGTGGAAAGGGTGAAAGCCGGTGAAAACCGAACTCCCATTGGCAACCCAAGTTGA
- the trpB gene encoding tryptophan synthase subunit beta has translation MKTELPLATQVDQNGRYGRFGGRFVPETLMYALNELESAFREAIADPSFHEELRTLLEEYSGRPTPLTYAQRLTEYMGGARLFLKREDLNHTGAHKINNTLGQALLAKRMGKRKLIAETGAGQHGVASATVAALLGMECKVFMGEEDVRRQQLNVFRMELLGAEVVPVRSGTRTLKDATSEAIRHWVTHVEDTFYMIGSVVGPHPYPEMVRTFQRVIGDEARAQFLYREHRLPDHVVACVGGGSNAIGMFAAFLADQEVQLHGVEAAGHGLSTGRHAATLSQGKPGVLHGSFSYLLQDEHGQVIPAHSISAGLDYPGVGPEHAHLKESGRVRYTSVTDEEALDAVRLLCRTEGILPALESAHAVAEAVRLARTLPREQSVLICLSGRGDKDVETIRAEEAKRR, from the coding sequence GTGAAAACCGAACTCCCATTGGCAACCCAAGTTGATCAAAACGGCAGATACGGCAGGTTTGGCGGTCGTTTTGTTCCTGAGACATTGATGTACGCGTTAAACGAGTTGGAATCGGCATTTCGGGAAGCGATCGCCGATCCCTCATTTCACGAGGAGTTGCGGACGCTGCTGGAAGAATACTCCGGCCGTCCCACACCACTGACGTATGCCCAGCGGTTGACGGAATATATGGGCGGCGCCCGGCTTTTTTTGAAACGGGAAGATTTGAACCACACGGGTGCACATAAGATCAACAACACGTTGGGTCAGGCGCTCTTGGCCAAACGGATGGGGAAGAGGAAACTGATCGCCGAGACCGGAGCCGGTCAACATGGTGTGGCATCAGCGACGGTTGCCGCCCTGTTGGGGATGGAATGCAAGGTATTCATGGGAGAAGAAGATGTTCGCCGACAACAGTTAAACGTGTTCCGCATGGAGTTGTTGGGGGCGGAAGTGGTACCGGTTCGTTCAGGGACCCGGACGCTCAAGGATGCTACCAGTGAAGCGATCCGTCATTGGGTGACACACGTGGAAGACACGTTTTATATGATCGGTTCGGTAGTGGGGCCGCATCCTTATCCGGAGATGGTGCGCACATTCCAACGGGTCATCGGTGATGAAGCACGGGCGCAGTTTTTGTACCGCGAACACCGACTTCCCGATCATGTGGTGGCCTGCGTCGGTGGCGGAAGCAACGCGATTGGCATGTTTGCCGCGTTTTTGGCGGATCAGGAGGTGCAACTGCACGGAGTGGAAGCGGCCGGTCACGGCCTGTCCACCGGTCGGCATGCGGCGACGCTGTCCCAGGGGAAACCGGGTGTGTTACATGGTTCGTTCAGCTATTTGTTGCAGGATGAACATGGTCAAGTGATACCGGCTCACTCGATCTCCGCCGGGCTGGATTATCCCGGCGTGGGACCGGAACACGCCCATCTGAAGGAGTCCGGACGGGTTCGTTACACTTCGGTCACTGACGAAGAAGCGTTGGATGCGGTTCGCCTGCTCTGCCGGACGGAAGGCATCCTGCCCGCGCTGGAGTCGGCACATGCGGTGGCGGAGGCAGTTCGCCTGGCCCGTACGTTGCCGCGGGAGCAGTCGGTGTTGATCTGCCTGTCGGGACGCGGAGATAAGGACGTGGAGACGATTCGGGCGGAGGAGGCGAAACGGCGATGA